The following coding sequences are from one Leptolyngbya sp. NIES-3755 window:
- a CDS encoding hypothetical protein (hypothetical protein PCC7424_4394;~similar to AA sequence:cyanobase_aa:LBDG_10890), with translation MLNWLSSALLKSKIQNDPYYRFQSLAEIRIAADLGIQIDVNQASVDDWLRLPGLSIHQAKTLTQLSEFGVQFLCIEDVAAALGVSLQRMKPLEPVMKFCYYDPESLHQIQRVNLNTATVNELTQIPEIRSVLARAIVRNRQNQGNYKNLVDLQQRLSLPSSVIAELMHYLRF, from the coding sequence ACTGGTTGTCTTCTGCACTGCTGAAATCTAAGATTCAAAACGATCCGTATTATCGATTTCAATCTTTAGCGGAAATTCGGATCGCGGCGGATTTGGGCATTCAAATCGATGTGAATCAGGCAAGTGTGGACGATTGGTTACGATTGCCAGGATTATCGATTCATCAGGCGAAAACATTGACACAGTTGAGCGAATTCGGGGTGCAATTTCTCTGTATTGAAGATGTCGCGGCAGCGTTAGGGGTTTCACTTCAACGGATGAAACCATTAGAACCTGTGATGAAATTCTGTTATTACGATCCAGAAAGTTTGCATCAGATTCAGCGAGTGAATTTGAATACGGCAACGGTGAATGAATTAACGCAGATTCCAGAGATTCGATCGGTATTGGCAAGAGCGATCGTGAGAAATCGTCAAAACCAGGGCAACTACAAGAACTTAGTCGATTTACAACAGCGGCTCTCTCTTCCCAGTTCGGTGATTGCTGAATTGATGCACTATTTACGCTTTTGA
- a CDS encoding N2,N2-dimethylguanosine tRNA methyltransferase (similar to AA sequence:cyanobase_aa:LBDG_10880), with protein sequence MTIEGKATFTIGSAFYNPNAETVRDLAVLAAAVYRRDRGRLRVLDAMAGCGVRSLRYSLESQADFVWANDSNTDIQSVLSENLKTLNRERYQVSDRDAIRVFFDCYSRQDYYDLVDVDSFGSPVPYVHASLSACAIGGLIYLTSTDGRTVTGRASENCVADYGAVARIHPSAHEQGLRLILGNVQQQAASRGMGIVPVFSYFTGQTYRVMVRLVSSIQLTEQNYGFLGFCHECGTYQKVEWRKLGRSNCSIDQRSLVLSGAMWLGNLHDSAQIAEMIKVATDWNWTSQIRLLELMQAEAEMPPYFYTLGEIGRRGKLDIPKSNYLIQTLQDWGHRASLTHIDREAIKTDAGLPTCIRAAKSYSFGRS encoded by the coding sequence ATGACGATCGAAGGAAAAGCGACATTCACGATCGGCAGTGCGTTCTACAATCCCAATGCAGAAACGGTGAGAGATTTAGCGGTGTTGGCGGCTGCGGTGTATCGACGCGATCGCGGTCGTTTACGAGTTTTGGATGCGATGGCGGGTTGTGGAGTGCGATCGCTGCGATACAGTCTCGAAAGTCAAGCTGATTTTGTTTGGGCAAATGATAGCAATACCGACATTCAATCGGTGTTAAGTGAGAACTTGAAGACGTTAAATCGTGAACGATATCAAGTCAGCGATCGAGATGCAATCCGAGTCTTTTTCGATTGCTATAGCCGCCAAGATTATTACGATTTGGTCGATGTTGATAGCTTTGGCTCTCCCGTTCCGTATGTTCATGCGAGTTTGAGTGCTTGTGCGATCGGGGGATTAATCTACCTCACCAGTACAGACGGGCGAACTGTCACCGGACGCGCTTCAGAAAATTGTGTTGCAGACTACGGCGCGGTTGCTCGAATTCATCCATCTGCCCATGAACAAGGATTGCGCTTGATTCTGGGAAATGTGCAACAACAAGCAGCTTCACGTGGGATGGGAATTGTTCCTGTGTTTTCTTACTTCACGGGGCAAACCTATCGGGTGATGGTGCGATTAGTTTCCTCGATTCAATTAACTGAGCAGAACTATGGATTTCTGGGCTTTTGTCACGAGTGTGGAACTTATCAGAAAGTTGAATGGCGAAAATTAGGTCGATCGAATTGTTCGATCGATCAGCGATCGCTCGTTTTAAGTGGTGCAATGTGGTTGGGAAATCTGCATGATTCAGCACAAATCGCAGAAATGATTAAAGTGGCAACCGACTGGAATTGGACATCACAAATTCGATTGCTGGAATTAATGCAAGCAGAGGCAGAAATGCCACCGTACTTCTATACTTTGGGCGAGATTGGACGGCGAGGAAAATTGGACATTCCCAAATCGAATTATTTGATTCAAACGTTGCAAGATTGGGGACACCGAGCGAGTTTGACCCATATCGATCGAGAAGCGATCAAAACCGATGCCGGTTTACCGACTTGTATTCGAGCCGCAAAATCATACTCCTTTGGTCGGAGTTAA
- a CDS encoding acetyltransferase (similar to AA sequence:cyanobase_aa:LBDG_10870), whose protein sequence is MLSVDVNVAYRTATSKDVDVLLELVEEFHKIEKLPFDPVLDRVSLQQFLSTPALGRVWLITERDLVIGYVAVTFSYSIEFRGLGAYIDELYLRSAYRGQGIGSRTLKFVEQVCRSLNIPSLALSVHEDNERAYKVYRKAGYSDRGYQVMMKSIA, encoded by the coding sequence ATGTTATCCGTTGATGTAAATGTTGCGTACCGTACTGCAACATCCAAAGACGTAGATGTTTTACTTGAATTGGTCGAAGAGTTTCACAAAATTGAAAAACTCCCATTCGACCCAGTTCTCGATCGCGTTTCACTCCAGCAATTTCTCAGTACTCCCGCACTAGGAAGAGTCTGGCTAATCACTGAACGCGATCTAGTAATCGGTTATGTTGCCGTTACTTTCAGCTACAGTATTGAATTTCGTGGTCTGGGCGCTTATATCGATGAGTTGTATTTGCGTTCTGCTTATCGAGGACAAGGCATTGGAAGTCGCACCCTGAAATTCGTTGAACAGGTTTGCCGATCGCTGAATATTCCCTCACTTGCGCTGTCTGTACATGAGGATAATGAGCGGGCATACAAGGTTTATCGCAAGGCAGGATACAGCGATCGAGGGTATCAAGTGATGATGAAATCGATCGCGTAA
- a CDS encoding acyltransferase 3 (similar to AA sequence:cyanobase_aa:LBDG_28010) has translation MADSKKLRRLAWLEGIRIFAAVFLLFYHAQLLFTKYAFTPQPTGLVANLQQLFSATRQLGDSWITQVLSLPVWFGYQFVDVFVLVSGFSLVLSLKGKPIEVGRFLKRRLLRILLPFWTVAWLSYPILWLIGKSTNSYIPDAWHTFAGMSFPILFDYGGDLLLPTSGPWWFVPLIISFALIFPVLWYLINRWGSRNLLIVSIVITFVYRAFAVYIFQGHPTYAIVSAAAGWQPFVHFISKLSTFVLGMVIARQYSQGKGVIFWRSSRALLVGLGLYLIGFVAQFYRFGWIFDDFFLAVGLTLCCMVVFRFLSDRLNLGSVMVWLGLHSYSYFLIHNFVVDRTLNLYVQNQLPLYYQVLPWMVFGTLALAIVADLITPWIEKTAIALWHYTDARLTPIAKIGWIPKVGEAVVYRGKPGWIIQKVEQVVHDKAFYLCRISNGQKTVWVNQNDLKRDLALQVK, from the coding sequence ATGGCTGACTCGAAAAAGCTAAGACGATTAGCGTGGTTAGAAGGAATTCGCATTTTTGCAGCGGTATTTCTGCTGTTCTATCACGCGCAACTTCTATTCACGAAGTACGCCTTTACGCCTCAGCCAACGGGATTGGTTGCGAATCTTCAACAGTTGTTTTCAGCGACTCGCCAACTTGGGGACAGTTGGATCACTCAAGTGCTGAGTCTGCCTGTCTGGTTTGGATACCAGTTTGTCGATGTGTTTGTGCTGGTGAGCGGCTTTAGTTTGGTGCTGTCGCTGAAAGGAAAGCCGATCGAGGTGGGTCGCTTTCTCAAACGCAGATTGTTACGAATTTTGCTGCCGTTCTGGACGGTGGCTTGGTTGTCGTATCCGATTCTGTGGCTGATTGGAAAATCGACAAATAGTTACATTCCCGATGCGTGGCATACGTTCGCAGGAATGTCTTTTCCGATTTTGTTTGATTATGGTGGCGATTTGTTACTTCCGACGAGCGGACCCTGGTGGTTTGTACCGCTGATTATTAGTTTTGCTTTAATTTTTCCGGTTCTTTGGTATTTGATCAACCGTTGGGGATCTCGCAATTTATTGATTGTGAGTATTGTGATTACTTTTGTGTATCGTGCGTTCGCAGTTTATATCTTTCAGGGACATCCGACTTATGCGATCGTATCTGCGGCGGCAGGTTGGCAACCGTTTGTTCACTTCATTTCTAAACTCAGCACCTTTGTTTTAGGAATGGTGATTGCACGTCAGTATTCACAAGGAAAAGGCGTGATCTTCTGGAGATCTTCGAGAGCATTGCTAGTCGGACTTGGACTTTATTTGATCGGCTTTGTTGCTCAGTTCTACCGATTCGGCTGGATCTTTGATGATTTCTTCCTGGCAGTCGGATTAACACTCTGCTGTATGGTTGTGTTCCGATTTTTGAGCGATCGACTAAATCTTGGGTCTGTCATGGTGTGGCTTGGACTCCACAGCTACAGCTATTTTCTGATTCATAATTTCGTCGTCGATCGGACTTTGAATCTCTATGTGCAGAATCAGCTTCCTTTGTACTATCAAGTGCTGCCCTGGATGGTGTTTGGAACATTGGCATTAGCGATAGTTGCTGATCTCATTACCCCTTGGATTGAGAAAACTGCGATCGCGCTTTGGCACTATACGGATGCGAGATTGACTCCGATCGCGAAAATCGGTTGGATTCCTAAAGTCGGTGAAGCTGTGGTTTATCGTGGAAAACCAGGCTGGATCATTCAGAAAGTCGAGCAGGTTGTCCACGATAAAGCGTTCTACCTATGCCGGATCTCGAATGGTCAAAAGACGGTTTGGGTGAACCAAAACGATTTGAAACGAGATCTGGCATTGCAAGTGAAGTAA
- a CDS encoding hypothetical protein (similar to AA sequence:cyanobase_aa:LBDG_28000): MKMKFTTRDLSMLEDFRINRLKDLYAQTFSGCLLETKFDSLLVHCSEPWCVDQVMEELDRIVKAAWVVLGVKAVSVCYANEEVCRVKANGLPCTSR; this comes from the coding sequence ATGAAAATGAAATTCACGACTCGCGACTTGTCGATGCTCGAAGACTTTCGCATCAATCGCCTTAAAGACCTCTATGCTCAAACATTTTCCGGCTGTCTTTTAGAGACGAAATTCGATTCGCTCTTGGTGCATTGCTCCGAACCCTGGTGCGTTGATCAAGTGATGGAAGAACTCGATCGCATCGTCAAAGCTGCCTGGGTCGTTCTCGGCGTGAAAGCAGTTTCAGTTTGTTACGCCAATGAGGAAGTTTGCCGAGTCAAAGCGAACGGACTGCCCTGTACATCAAGATAA
- a CDS encoding phosphomethylpyrimidine kinase (similar to AA sequence:cyanobase_aa:LBDG_27990) — protein sequence MTLPSIPIALTIAGSDSGGGAGIQADLRTFAFHCVHGTSALTCITAQNTIGVMRVDALPPEAVTAQIEAVMQDTGVQAAKTGMLLNEGIITAVSEQAANLPNLVVDPVMVSRTGAQLIDNAAIAALKSLLIPQALILTPNRYEAQLLSGIEISTLQDMQKAAQRIFELGAKSVLVKGGGMRDELRGVDVWFDGSQCETFAIERVDTKHTHGTGCTLAAAITANLALGKDLRSAIQSAKHYVTKALEHSLAIGHGQGPVGHFFPLLQRNE from the coding sequence ATGACACTTCCTTCAATCCCGATCGCATTAACGATCGCAGGTTCTGACAGCGGCGGCGGTGCAGGAATTCAAGCCGATTTACGAACGTTTGCGTTTCATTGTGTGCATGGAACCAGCGCCCTCACCTGTATCACAGCACAAAATACGATCGGTGTGATGCGCGTAGATGCCTTACCTCCCGAAGCGGTGACGGCTCAAATTGAAGCGGTCATGCAGGATACCGGAGTCCAAGCGGCAAAAACCGGAATGCTGTTAAACGAAGGCATTATTACAGCCGTCTCTGAACAAGCCGCGAACCTTCCAAATTTAGTCGTTGATCCCGTGATGGTGTCTCGAACGGGAGCACAACTGATTGATAATGCTGCGATCGCGGCTCTAAAAAGTCTTCTGATTCCCCAAGCGCTGATTCTCACGCCGAATCGCTACGAGGCTCAACTCTTGAGCGGCATTGAAATCAGTACATTACAGGATATGCAGAAAGCGGCTCAGCGAATCTTTGAACTGGGCGCAAAATCAGTTCTGGTGAAAGGCGGCGGAATGCGAGATGAACTGCGCGGAGTCGATGTCTGGTTTGATGGTTCTCAGTGTGAAACTTTTGCGATCGAGCGCGTCGATACGAAACATACCCATGGAACTGGATGCACATTAGCAGCAGCGATTACAGCAAATTTGGCATTGGGAAAAGATCTACGATCGGCAATTCAATCCGCGAAACACTATGTCACGAAAGCCTTGGAACATTCATTAGCGATCGGGCATGGACAAGGTCCAGTCGGTCATTTTTTCCCATTGTTACAACGCAATGAGTAA
- a CDS encoding cyclic nucleotide-binding protein (similar to AA sequence:cyanobase_aa:PCC8801_4275), translating to MSSIAASSALENRLLASLPEEIYHRLSVHLEPVTLTAQQILHPIGEAISYVYFPIRSLISLTTLLSNGSVLEVGLVGQDGFIGASTILGRRESVQQAIVQVGDSALRLPIQPLLDEFEQSSELQAILLEYVQVLLLQTSQLAACHRFHSIRERLARQLLLIQNALQVNEFTITHEALAQMLGTRRSGITVAIGELTRSGAIQSRRGRITIVQRYILEAISCECYAVIRAESDRFHRRSTL from the coding sequence ATGTCTTCGATCGCGGCTTCTAGTGCGCTAGAAAATCGCCTGCTTGCATCGCTTCCTGAAGAAATTTATCACCGATTGTCAGTTCATTTAGAACCTGTCACGCTAACGGCTCAGCAAATTCTCCATCCGATTGGAGAAGCGATTTCGTATGTTTATTTTCCGATCCGATCGCTGATTTCGCTCACAACCCTGCTATCGAATGGATCAGTTCTAGAAGTTGGATTAGTCGGGCAAGATGGCTTTATTGGAGCTTCTACAATTTTGGGACGGCGTGAAAGTGTCCAACAAGCGATTGTACAAGTGGGGGATTCTGCTCTTCGTTTGCCGATTCAACCTCTATTAGATGAATTCGAGCAAAGTTCCGAATTACAGGCAATTTTATTAGAATACGTTCAAGTTTTACTATTACAAACTTCTCAATTAGCAGCCTGCCATCGGTTTCATTCGATCCGAGAACGATTGGCGCGACAGTTATTGCTGATTCAAAATGCTTTACAAGTGAATGAATTTACGATCACACACGAAGCCCTAGCACAAATGTTAGGAACTCGTCGATCGGGGATCACGGTCGCGATCGGAGAACTGACTCGATCGGGAGCGATTCAATCTAGACGGGGACGAATTACGATCGTGCAGCGATACATCCTAGAAGCAATTTCCTGTGAATGCTATGCGGTGATTCGGGCAGAAAGCGATCGATTTCACCGCAGAAGCACTCTATGA
- a CDS encoding O-antigen polymerase (similar to AA sequence:cyanobase_aa:LBDG_46740), producing the protein MNSVWQQVTLTTLPLREWRSVSYVYQWVVGSLSSWRQQSWLMRHGDAIAALLISLVFALSPFVPTDLIGWLLATSILMWLLLTVSDTDPRAGFTPIHLLVMTFWGIASIAAGLSPLKRLAFVGLGKLSLYLMFFILMARVLRSPKLRSFSITAFLLTALAVSTYGIQQAIFGADALATWVDPESPTAQSTRVYSYLGNPNLLAGYLMPAVWLSFSAIFVWKRWMPKFLAIVMFGMNTACLLLTQSRGAWIGLVVAALVLIVLLRYWWSAYLPRFLRVWAVPLLYGGFAAVLVLGVLFVEPFRFRVSSIFVGSRDSSNAFRLNVWRSVIDMIRDRPIFGFGPGDLVFKRIYPLYSAARFSALSAYSILLEIAVESGLIGLTAFLWLLLVTFNQGFLQLRRLRAIGDPDGFWLIGAITTMAGMMGHGIVDTVWYRPEVSVLWWLSVALVASFYVPHAEEKVVQTPEFAADS; encoded by the coding sequence ATGAATTCGGTTTGGCAACAGGTGACATTAACGACGCTTCCCCTTCGAGAATGGCGATCGGTGAGTTATGTCTATCAATGGGTCGTGGGATCGCTCTCTAGCTGGCGACAACAAAGCTGGCTGATGCGACACGGAGATGCGATCGCGGCTCTGTTAATCAGTCTTGTGTTCGCACTTTCTCCCTTCGTTCCCACGGATTTGATCGGCTGGTTGCTGGCGACATCTATTCTGATGTGGTTGCTGCTCACCGTTTCTGATACCGATCCTCGTGCTGGGTTTACGCCGATTCATTTGCTCGTCATGACGTTTTGGGGAATTGCCTCGATCGCGGCTGGACTGTCTCCACTCAAACGGCTTGCTTTCGTGGGATTGGGAAAACTCTCGCTGTATCTGATGTTTTTCATTTTGATGGCACGAGTTTTACGATCGCCAAAACTACGATCGTTCTCGATTACAGCTTTTCTCCTGACCGCTTTAGCAGTAAGCACCTATGGAATTCAACAAGCGATTTTTGGTGCGGATGCGTTAGCGACTTGGGTTGATCCAGAATCTCCGACTGCACAATCGACGCGGGTGTATAGCTACTTAGGTAATCCAAATCTACTCGCTGGATACCTCATGCCTGCGGTGTGGCTGTCCTTTAGCGCGATCTTTGTTTGGAAACGCTGGATGCCGAAATTTTTAGCGATCGTCATGTTCGGCATGAATACGGCGTGTCTGCTGCTCACTCAGAGCCGAGGCGCTTGGATTGGATTGGTAGTTGCGGCTCTAGTGCTGATTGTCCTGTTACGGTATTGGTGGAGTGCTTACTTACCAAGATTCCTTAGAGTGTGGGCAGTTCCGCTTCTGTACGGCGGATTTGCAGCAGTTTTAGTCCTGGGAGTGCTCTTCGTTGAGCCATTCCGATTCCGGGTAAGCAGCATCTTTGTGGGAAGTCGAGATAGTAGTAATGCGTTTCGGTTGAATGTTTGGCGATCGGTCATCGATATGATTCGCGATCGACCGATTTTTGGCTTTGGACCCGGTGATCTGGTATTCAAACGCATCTATCCGCTTTATTCCGCAGCCCGATTTAGCGCTCTGAGTGCTTACTCAATTTTGCTAGAAATTGCAGTCGAATCTGGATTGATTGGACTTACAGCATTTTTGTGGTTATTGCTGGTCACGTTCAATCAAGGATTCTTGCAATTACGCAGATTGAGAGCGATCGGCGATCCGGATGGATTCTGGCTAATTGGCGCTATCACGACGATGGCAGGCATGATGGGACATGGAATTGTAGACACCGTTTGGTATCGCCCAGAAGTGAGCGTCCTTTGGTGGCTGAGTGTGGCGCTTGTTGCCAGCTTCTATGTGCCTCATGCGGAGGAAAAAGTTGTTCAAACGCCAGAATTTGCAGCCGATTCATAG
- a CDS encoding GAF sensor signal transduction histidine kinase (similar to AA sequence:cyanobase_aa:LBDG_46750) — MGIPENRLFCRLDGLTTAAREQQRSLVLTELGLLDSEIVPIFEEATQTVAHSLGAPISLLGLIDQSRQWFKSAVGLSRLGIMNDLALSRQLPREESFCTYVVDSQQVLAIDDTLDHPTFANSLLCQQYGIRAYLGAPLLTVSGDCIGTLCVMDSRPRNFTERDAEFLMLTARLSMSEYERLQLLKSQAAGTPIPTIQPPASVAPANPVKFELLAQLTQELRTPLTSVMGMASVLNREIYGPLTSKQKEYLDIIHHSGQYLLSLVKEILELSQLDDSSRALNLASIDIEMLCQQAISTLEQAANRREQQIRLSVEPGNRIWMLDKEKIRQMLYHLIFSVIQSSNAGSIVRLHVSQKSSGLRLTVWASHPCLGDGMGGYGEMMVPQTSSIAANYDAPSSNGHHRAGAGLMPVAAALSATKFTDLDDSPEIPDADAVRKNLGLLLSRQLAEMHGGQILIQGASEPGYRYVITLPRLTQ, encoded by the coding sequence ATGGGAATCCCCGAAAACAGGCTCTTTTGTCGATTAGATGGGTTAACGACTGCCGCCCGTGAGCAGCAGCGATCGTTGGTACTGACGGAACTCGGACTGCTCGATTCCGAAATTGTACCGATCTTTGAAGAAGCGACCCAGACCGTGGCTCACTCACTCGGTGCGCCAATTAGTTTGCTCGGTCTGATAGACCAGTCGCGACAGTGGTTCAAGTCCGCTGTGGGTCTGTCTCGCTTGGGGATCATGAATGATCTCGCACTTTCTCGCCAACTGCCGCGTGAAGAATCGTTCTGTACGTATGTAGTTGACAGTCAGCAAGTTTTAGCGATCGATGACACGCTGGATCATCCGACATTCGCAAATTCTTTGTTGTGTCAACAGTATGGAATTCGTGCGTATCTCGGTGCGCCACTGCTTACGGTCAGTGGGGACTGCATTGGAACGCTCTGTGTGATGGATTCCCGCCCCCGTAACTTCACTGAGCGCGACGCGGAATTTCTCATGCTGACGGCGCGTTTGAGCATGAGTGAGTATGAACGTCTGCAATTACTCAAGTCTCAAGCCGCTGGCACTCCGATCCCGACAATTCAACCTCCGGCTTCAGTTGCTCCCGCGAATCCGGTGAAGTTTGAACTGCTGGCTCAACTGACTCAAGAGTTACGCACTCCGCTGACTTCAGTAATGGGAATGGCAAGCGTTCTGAATCGTGAGATTTATGGACCGCTGACGAGCAAGCAGAAAGAGTATTTGGACATCATTCACCACAGCGGACAGTACTTGTTATCGCTGGTGAAAGAGATTCTGGAACTGTCGCAGCTTGATGATAGTAGTCGAGCATTGAATTTAGCCTCGATCGATATTGAAATGCTCTGCCAACAGGCAATCAGCACTCTAGAACAAGCGGCAAATCGTCGCGAACAACAGATCCGTCTCTCAGTCGAACCGGGTAATCGAATCTGGATGCTCGACAAAGAGAAGATTCGCCAAATGCTGTATCACCTGATTTTTAGTGTGATTCAGTCCTCGAATGCAGGCAGTATTGTTCGGCTCCATGTCTCTCAGAAAAGTAGCGGATTGCGCCTAACGGTTTGGGCATCGCATCCTTGCCTTGGAGACGGAATGGGCGGATACGGGGAAATGATGGTTCCTCAGACGAGTTCAATTGCTGCGAACTACGATGCTCCAAGCAGTAATGGTCATCATCGTGCAGGAGCCGGATTGATGCCCGTTGCGGCTGCTCTGAGTGCCACGAAATTCACCGACCTCGATGATTCTCCAGAAATTCCTGATGCGGATGCCGTTCGGAAAAATCTTGGATTGCTCCTGAGTCGGCAACTGGCAGAGATGCACGGCGGACAAATTCTGATTCAAGGCGCATCAGAACCAGGCTATCGATATGTGATTACGCTGCCTCGATTAACCCAATAA
- a CDS encoding GUN4-like family protein (similar to AA sequence:cyanobase_aa:LBDG_46760), whose amino-acid sequence MTNLETSSALDLPNSIAALQLKLRSDSEKVQLQTIDELTALGEDGLPALMEFLLGQHEPGRVTAKIYQTLYRSQVPRVLEFLQQHFPTGTVPLKSEKNIDYTELQQLLAQQKFQEADRLTIQKLCELAGESAVLRKWLYFTEVEHFPVTDLHTIDALWLAHSDYQYGFSVQRQIWLSVGKKWEKLWEKIGWKSGYTWTRYPDGFTWSLTAPRGHLPLSNQLRGVRVIAALLNHSAWNQ is encoded by the coding sequence ATGACTAATTTAGAGACTTCTTCAGCCCTCGATCTACCCAACAGTATCGCGGCTCTCCAACTGAAGCTCCGATCGGATTCCGAAAAGGTGCAACTCCAAACGATCGACGAATTAACTGCGCTGGGTGAAGATGGTTTGCCCGCCCTGATGGAATTCCTATTGGGTCAGCATGAACCCGGTCGAGTCACCGCAAAGATTTATCAAACGTTATATCGCTCTCAAGTACCGAGAGTTTTAGAGTTCCTTCAGCAGCATTTCCCGACTGGAACCGTACCGCTGAAGTCTGAGAAAAATATTGATTACACTGAACTTCAACAGTTGCTCGCACAGCAGAAATTCCAAGAAGCCGATCGACTCACGATTCAGAAACTCTGCGAACTGGCAGGCGAATCGGCTGTCTTACGAAAATGGCTATATTTCACCGAGGTTGAGCATTTCCCCGTTACCGATCTGCATACGATCGATGCCCTCTGGTTAGCTCATTCTGATTATCAGTACGGCTTCTCAGTACAGCGTCAAATCTGGCTTAGTGTCGGCAAAAAATGGGAAAAACTTTGGGAAAAGATCGGGTGGAAATCTGGATATACCTGGACACGCTACCCAGATGGATTCACCTGGAGTTTGACCGCTCCCAGAGGACATTTACCACTGTCAAATCAATTACGTGGCGTTCGGGTGATCGCTGCCTTGCTGAATCATTCCGCCTGGAACCAGTAG
- a CDS encoding RfaE bifunctional protein, domain II (similar to AA sequence:cyanobase_aa:Synpcc7942_1884), with translation MSVYSLSELRSAIANDPDRWRPLVLTNGCFDLLHCGHVRYLNSARKLGRSLIVGLNSDDSIRMIKPDRLPSRPIIPEVERAEVLAALKSVDGVVIFSEKTACELVEALHPEIYAKGGDYDLQTLPEASIVHSYGGQVRLIEIEVPSSTSAIVDRILRGNSQNP, from the coding sequence ATGAGTGTCTATTCATTAAGTGAGTTAAGGAGCGCGATCGCGAATGATCCCGATCGTTGGCGACCGCTCGTTCTCACGAATGGATGTTTTGATCTCTTACATTGCGGTCATGTGCGCTATCTCAATTCAGCGAGGAAATTAGGACGATCGTTAATCGTGGGCTTAAACAGTGACGATTCAATACGAATGATTAAGCCTGATCGCCTTCCGTCTCGTCCAATCATTCCAGAGGTAGAACGTGCAGAAGTCCTTGCAGCACTGAAATCTGTCGATGGAGTAGTGATTTTTTCTGAAAAAACTGCTTGTGAACTGGTTGAAGCGCTTCACCCAGAGATCTATGCTAAAGGTGGCGATTATGATTTACAAACCCTGCCCGAAGCCTCGATCGTTCACTCCTATGGCGGACAAGTTCGATTAATCGAGATCGAAGTCCCGTCATCGACTAGCGCGATCGTCGATCGGATTTTGAGGGGCAACTCCCAGAACCCTTAA
- a CDS encoding response regulator receiver domain protein (similar to AA sequence:cyanobase_aa:LBDG_46770), which translates to MKKILIVDDDTALRTALIRYLEKRGYAVRDAASGIEGLSLFEQDPPDLVVSDVIMPEMDGLEFCRRLRSLRTGQLVPFIFLSSRGEVEDRVQGHSIGADDYLIKPFEPRELLAKIESQLERSRRTHSEMIRLMQQSGSSTPEPQATPTTVPLPLTPAEEKVFWEVIQGHTNKQIGDHLFVSPRTVQTHLSNILSKLQLENRSQLVRYAFEKGYRLPVESVATEEKA; encoded by the coding sequence ATGAAGAAGATTTTGATCGTGGATGATGATACGGCACTGAGAACAGCATTGATCCGATATCTGGAAAAACGTGGCTACGCGGTTCGAGACGCAGCTTCGGGAATTGAGGGTTTATCTTTGTTTGAACAAGATCCCCCAGATTTGGTGGTGTCGGATGTAATCATGCCGGAAATGGATGGTCTGGAGTTTTGTCGTCGTCTACGATCGCTAAGAACTGGACAATTGGTTCCATTCATTTTTCTATCGAGTCGCGGTGAAGTTGAAGATCGCGTTCAGGGACATTCGATCGGAGCCGATGACTATCTGATCAAGCCGTTTGAACCGAGAGAGCTATTGGCAAAAATCGAATCGCAACTGGAGCGATCGCGCCGAACGCACTCGGAAATGATTCGTTTGATGCAGCAATCCGGTAGTAGCACTCCAGAGCCACAAGCTACACCTACAACTGTCCCATTGCCGCTCACCCCAGCCGAAGAGAAAGTGTTTTGGGAAGTGATTCAAGGTCATACGAATAAACAGATCGGGGATCATTTATTTGTGAGTCCGCGAACGGTTCAAACGCATTTAAGTAATATCTTAAGCAAACTGCAATTGGAGAATCGATCGCAGTTAGTTCGATATGCGTTTGAGAAAGGGTATCGGCTGCCTGTTGAATCTGTGGCAACTGAAGAAAAAGCATGA